The Roseovarius sp. EL26 genome contains the following window.
ATTGCTCTCATTCTCGGGTCAGGTCTTTACATGGTATGGCGCGAAACGCTCACCCCGGCCCATAATCCGACCTAAGTTCACCCCATGTTTTTCATGCGCGCCAACCGAGCCTATCACACCGGCTGATGGCGCAACTCAGCCACATTCCACGTGTCTTCGAAACCAAAAAAGCCCCGCCAGATGGCGGGGCAAGGTAAGTGCCCTATGTCAGGCACAGGCACCGGCGGTAACACCTTGTTGTTCTGTTATGCTCAGTTCGGGCGCTCGGCCATTTCCGCGCGGATCTGTTGGCGGAAAATGTCGATCGACACTGGTTTGCCTTCGCGCTTGATGCACCAATAGGTCCAGCCATTGCAGCTTGGCGCGCCTTCAAGCGCAGCGCCCACCTGATGGATTGAGCCTTTGACATCGTCACCAATCAGCGTGCCATCAGCACGTACCTTGGCCTTGTGACGGCCGTTCATCGAATAAAGCTCTTCGCCCGGGCGCAGCATGCCACGCTCAACCAGCTGGCCAAAGGGCACGCGCGGTTCCGCACGTTTGCTGACAGACACCTGCAACGCCTCGCGGTCAAACTTCCGGGTATTGGCGATACGTTTCTCGGCCACTTTACGATATGCCGCTTCGCGCTCAATCCCGATAAAGTCACGGCCCAGCATTTTCGCCACAGCACCAGTCGTACCGGTGCCAAAGAACGGATCCAGCACCACATCGCCCGGATTGGTCGATCCAACCATCACACGGTGCAGCAGGCTTTCGGGTTTTTGTGTTGGGTGGGCCTTGTCGCCGTTTTCGTCTTTCAGGCGCTCATGGCCGGTGCAGATCGGCAGCACCCAATCGCTGCGCATCTGGATGCCTTCGTTCAGCGCCTTCAGCGCTTCATAGTTAAAGGTGTATTTACCACCCTCTTCCTTGCTGGCCCAGATCATCGTCTCATGCGCATTGGTGAAACGCTTACCACGGAAATTCGGCATCGGGTTGGATTTGCGCCAGACCACATCATTGAGGATCCAGAAACCCTCGTTCTGAAGGGCCGCACCAACACGGAAAATGTTGTGGTACGAGCCGATCACCCAGATCGCACCATTCGGTTTGAGCAAGCGGCGCGCCGCCTTGAGCCAATCACGGGTGAAGCGGTCATAAGCCTCAAAGGATGCAAATTGATCCCAAGCATCATCAACCGCATCAACCTGGCTGTTGTCTGGGCGATGCAAATCACCCTTCAGCTGAAGGTTATAAGGCGGATCCGCAAAAATCAGATCAACGGATGCCTCCGGCAGGCTATTCATCATTTCGATGCAATCGCCATCCAGAATCGTGTTCAATGGGAGCGTTTTCACGCTCTTCGCTTTGGTCTTCGTCGTCATGTGCTGCCTCGTTTCCCGGCGCTTTTTGCGCTCTGGTTCTTGACAACCAAGATGATTCAAACCCGATTCGGCGTCAATTTCTTTTTTGAATCAATCACTTACTATTTTTACTTGATACAACATATTGTGTACCGGCTTGAACGAACGTCTATGGTGTGGGGTCACCCCAAGATTTTGAAGCGCCTCTTTGTGCTGTTTTGACGGGTAACCTGCGTTTCTTTCCCATCCATAGCCGGGAAACTGTTGCGCCAAGTCCTCCATGATCCGATCGCGTGTGATTTTTGCCACAATGGATGCCGCCGCAATCGACACAGAAACCGCATCACCCTTGATCACTGCCCGCGATGGGATCGTCAAACCCTTGGGGATCATATTGCCATCGATCAGCGCAAAATCAGCCACGTTCTTCAATCCAGCCACCGCCCGCTCCATTGCCAGATGCGAGGCACGCAGAATGTTGAGCTCGTCAATTTCCTCAACGCTTGCATGCGCAATCGAGACATCAGCGCATTCCATCAAAGCGTCATACAAGATTTGCCGTCGTTTCAGCGTCAGCTTCTTTGAATCGTTCAATCCCTCGGGGATCCGCATGGGATCCAACACCGCCGCCGCCGCCGTGACCGGCCCGGCTAGCGGACCACGTCCAACTTCGTCGACCCCTGCAATACAGGTTGCCCCGCGTTCAAACGCTTCGGTTTCGTAGGAATAATCAGGTTGGCTCATACCGCCCTAAAACCACAGCGCTGCAATAATTGCAAAGCGGCTTTACCGTAACAGAGCCAACACCCGGCAAAAAGAAAAGAGGGCCGAAGCCCTCTTCCCCTACTAGATTTTCATTTTGTCACCGACGGCCTTGCACCAAAGGGTTGAGCGGATCGGTTTCGTCAAATTTAATTTCGCCTTTTCTGCGCCCATGGTTTTTGTGAACATGCTTCTTGTTATGCGCCCTTTTAATTCATGTGGTTCAGCTTTTCCTCGCACACTCAGCGCCATCGTTTCAGCGCTGCGGCGATTTTCACAAGTCCAGACATTGAAAGCTATTCAAATGGTCAGATTTCAAATCGACCTTTCGCCGCAGTCTGGCCCTACCACCGAGACGCGGATAAACTGGCTTCTACCAACGCGGCTTTTGCTAATGCAGAAAGCCATCACGATTGCAGCGAGGCATTTGAAGCGACACTGCTAATTCCATCGACCAGCAGTTCGCCCAATCCGAATTCGACAAGTTTCAAATAGAACTTTTGCTTGCGCGGCAAACGGGCGTCTACAAAACTGCTGCCCACCTAACCGAAACGAGGGTCAGTCTGCGATCACTGTTACGTCGACTTCTGCGCCGTGATACAGAAATTTGCGCAACCACAGCAATATTTGCTCAATGGGCACCTGTAGCACGAAATTGACAATTCAGATGTTAGCCCTCTTCCGAAGTTTGCCGCTGTGGACACAAAAGTCGGCTTTTTTTATTACTTCGGCGTGGCGGAAGGCCTTTGTTTCACAACAGGTTGTGTAGTGACCCATAATCGATGAAAATTTCAGGTTTCTATGGGCATTTCCTCACGCATTTGTTCCGTGAGTTGATTTGAACCTCTCTGCATCCTGTTGGATCATGCAAATAAAGTTACCCTCACGAAACAGGAAGCGAATGCCAGCATGGCCAGCATCAGCGATATTCCCACTACAAAATCTACCGCCTGGTTTGGTGTAACATTGGCCTGGGTTGCCGTGCTGATCTATGCTTCTTCAAACTCTATCATCACGTTGCTCAGTGACATTGGTTCGCAGAATCTGGTGAATGGACGCAACGCCATAACCTTTTGTAATCTGCTGTTTTTGGGGTCACTGATCTCGCTTATCCCTATGGTATTTTTCTTCTGGCGCGACTGGACATGGGAAAACCTCCGTGCCCTCACAAAAATTGACTGGGTATTTCTCACAACATCCGCGGTTCTGTCTTCTGCCCTCACGCCGGGTTTATTCTTTTTTGCGTTGGAAAACACTACTGTGACCAATGTGGTTCTAATCGGGCGGATTGATCCGCCGTTGTTTTTGCTGGCGGCTGCCTTTTTCCTCAAAGAGGAATTGGATCCCTGGGCATTTGCTGGGGGACTGATCGCACTGGTTGGCGCAGTTTTGATCATCGCCCTGAAAGGGGATGACGCATCCTTTTCATTCGGTAAAGGCGAAATCGCGGCAGTACTGGCCACGCTGTCTTTTATCGCCTCAACCCTTGTCACCCGGATCGGGCTGCAAGGTGTACCATTGGGTATCTTTTCAATTTACCGTACCGTTTTGGGCACGGCGATTTATTTTAGCTGGGCTATGTATCTCTTTGGCTCGCATCATTTTCAGGATCTGTTCGCACCCGTCGTTCTCAAATGGATCTGGGTCTATGCCGTTATTGTCATCATCATCGGCCAATTTGCCTGGAATCTTGGCCTCAAACACGCCCGTTCGGGGGATGTTGCCTTGGCGACTTCCTTTTCACCATTGGCCGCCATTTGCATCGCGATGCTCCTGCTGGGCGAAACCCCTGGCTCTGGCTTGATACCCGGCGCCACGGTCATTTTGGGGGGCATCGGCGTTGCGCAATACGGTCGCAGAAAACGTGCATTGGCTGAAAAAATGGCAATGCAAAAATCACTTGAGCTGGAAGGCAGCGTCAACTTCAAAGGGGCTTAATGGATCCTATCATCGAAATCCCAATCACAGAAAGCGTGGTGTCCCCATGTTTCGTTACATCTTTTTCCACGTCTATGAAATCTTTGCAATCTTGGCTTGCATCCTGATCGTTGGGGTGTTGATTTTCGCCACACGGCACCGCCTGAAGCAGGGCGCGGCTGAGCAAGCACAAGAAACTATGCCCCCCAAAGGCCCAAGTCAGGTGGAAATGCGCGAAGTGGGCCTTGTGTCATCTGGCATGGCGCAAACTTACGAAACTCGCAAAGATCACAAACCAAAACCTAAGATGAAATAACACAGCTGATCCACATTACGTTACCCCCGCGTCACGTGAGGGCAGCGTAATCACGTCTGCACCCCAAATGATCTGTGTCACCGTTATGCGCGCCAAAATCCAATGGTGAACATTGCATAGACCACCAACAGCTCCAATCGCCCGACCAACATCCCTGCTGTCAGCATCCATTTTGCCGCCGTGTTGAGTGGTTCAAAATTGCCCGCAGGTCCGATCACATCACCAAGACCTGGTCCGATGTTGGCCAATGCCGCCGCAGCGCCGGAAACCGAGGTTATGAAATCCAACCCTGTCAATCCCAACAGCACCGAAAGCACACCTAGGGACAGGATGAAAAAAACAAAAAAGGCCATAACTGAGTTCAGAACGTCATCGCCGATTGCACGGCCCTGATAGCGTGGTGTAAATACCCCATGCGGACTGTAAATCCGCTTAAGCTGTACCTTGATCGACGCAAACAATAGTTGATAGCGGAAAATCTTGACCGAGCAAGCCGTTGATCCCGCGCAGCCACCAATCAGGCCAGCAAAGAAAAAAACCGCCACGGGAAAAGACCCCCACAGCATATAGTCTGCGCTGGCGTAGCCCGTGCCGGTTACGATCGACACGGTGTTGAACAGCACTTTGCGAAATGCCAGTTCTGACCAATCTCCAGCCTGCCAGACCTGCCATAATGTAAGGATTGAAACAATCACCGCCAGTGTCCCGAAAAAGGCGCGGATTTGGCGATCTTCCAGCAATGGTTGAATTGTTCCTGCAGTCATCTGTACAAACCGTACAAACGGTAGGGCCGCCAACATCATGAAGCCTACAGCCACATATTCACTGGCCATCCCAAACGCCCCGAACGACGCATCATAATTGGCAAATCCCCCGGTCGCGACTGTGGTCATCGCATGAACCGTCGCATCAAAGGCGTTCATCCCGCTCATGATATAAGCCAGTACACAGGTCAACGTCAGCCCTAGATAAATCACCGAAATATGCGAGGCTATTTCGGTCGCACGAGGCAAGATTTTCCCAAAAGTATCGAACCCTTCTGAGCGGAAGATCTGCATCCCTCCCACCCTGAGTTCGGGCAGGAACACCATTGCCACGACGACGATTCCGACGCCGCCCAACCATTGCAAGATACCGCGCCACAGCAAGATACCTTTGGGCAGATTGTCTAGATCACTCAGGACAGTTGATCCCGTTGTGGTCAGGCCTGACATGGCCTCAAAAATCGCATCCGTAAAATCCGATTGTGTCTCGCCCAACATAAAGGGCAGCGCTCCGAAGACCGGCAGCACCACCCAAACGCCGGTGGTCAGCAGGAATGTCTGCTGCAGGGTCAGCCCCTCGCGCACGCCATTTTTACAGCTCAGCGAGACGAGCCCGCCAATCAGCACAGTCAAAATCGCACTTTGGGCAAAGACATCCCAATGGTCACGCCCCTCAGCGATATCCACCAGCAGCGGCATCAACATCGTCACACCCAGCGCCACAAGCGACAGGCCGATCACATATCCAACTGGGCGTAAATCCAACATAAGCAGACAGTTTTCCGGCTAATAGCGTACTGTCAAGCTGATCACTTGCAGATCAGCCCACATGGAACAGAGTTGAAAAGAGTTTCGGATCAATACTGTCCGAGGCAAATGTCGGCCCTTCGGTCAGAATGCTTACCGCATCATGGCTGTGCAAACTTTCTTGATGGCTGGCAACAATGCGGAAATCACCAACCCGCGGGTCGTTCAACAATGGTTCACAAAACAGCCGCGCCGCATCTTCTACAAAGATCGGATTTGCTGCGTTCAGCTCGGCAAAGGCTTGTTCGTCTTCGCGTTTGACCATGACCTGCGTCTCGGTTGGGACAACCTTGCGTGCCATGTCGATCACGTCCTCAAACCACAAAAAATCTTCGCCACTGTATTCTAGCGACAACCGCGCGACTGAGCGCTGCGAATGTGGGGTCGCCAACTGACCTCGTGTCTCACGCGCATGTTCGCTCAGCTCCAAAGAACATGGACAGGTCGAGGAATAGACATAATCCAGATGCATGAACTTGCGACGCACACCGCCAGCATCAACCAGTTCCAGCGCGATATCGTAATACTGATACCCCACAAGACCTGAGCGCAGGGATTTCACCTCTGCCGGATAGCGAAACTTCATCATCAGCCGCGCATCAACACTGCCCAGATCAGCGATATAGTCATCCAGTGCATCTGAAATCACATCAAAGCTAAACGTTTTCTGCGCATGCTTATAAAAGCTGCGCATAATCCGCGACATGTTGATTCCCTTCTTGCTGGCCTCAAGGCTCACGGTCCCGGTGACCGAGGTTTCCAGCGTAAGATCTCCTGCATCGCGGGTGTGAAACCGGATCGGCAAGTGGAAATTCGAAATACCCACATGCTGCAAATGCTGCTTGGCCCCCTTGATCAGTGAGCTTGGCCCATTCTGCAAATCGGGCATCGACGCACGGTACGCGTCATCAGGTTCAAAATCTTGCGGATACTCCCGGCGCAACTCCGGGTAATTTGGCAGTGGTGCATCCGGCAACAACCGTGCAACCGACGGATCCAGGTCAGCCACCTCTTCCGGCGTTGCCGTCTCAGCCCAACCGCGCAACACTGCCAAAGCCGCCTCTGCCGCCTCTCGCTCGCGCTGTTTTTCCAGCTCCGTTGCGTGTACATTCATTGGCCTATGCCTTCCGTTGCAGATTGCCAGAGCCTTACATAAAGCACCCCAGCGCGAATTGCCAATATCGCATGTATCGCAGCCAAAAGCGACTGCAAGTGATTAATGCATCATTCGCCAGCCATGTGCGCTAGTGCAAGGGCAGGTCGTCTCTTGGCAAGGTCAGTAAATTCCATAATGGTAAATAACATAGGAGACGGAACATGCGTGATATTCTCAACCTTGATGCATTCCCTCTTGATTGCCCAGAAAGAAGCCCCGAGCATAGCGCCGTTGTTTGAAACCGACGCCTTCTTGCATGAGAGAGAGCACAACATCTATTTTCTCAAGGGGTGACACCCTGCCTGCCGACCACTCTGTGCTGACCAAATACCACAAAGCGCGCTATTACGGCTATACGAATGGCCTCTCTCTGCCAGCATGCTGAATGTATTTCGCGGCCGCAACACTGCCCACCGCGTCACCACCGTTGCGGGCGACACCCCGCGTGTGATCGCCGTCTTCTCATACTTTGAGCAACCCGATATCTCCTTTTCCGCGGAAGAACGCCATGGTTTCTATGGCCGCGCGCAATAAAGCGGGTTAGCGTTCATCTTCTCGATTCCTCGCATATCGAACCATATCGGGGAACTCTGGCAACCATCCTTCGCGCTGCTCGGTCCACCCCTCATAGGTTGGCGCAAACTGATCGGGCGCATCCAATGCCCCCAGATGCACCTCAACCTCATCCCCTGTACGGGCAAAAACCGATGATCCGCAGCCGGGACAAAAGTGTCGTCCTTCATAGCTCTGGGTCTCACCCATGATCTCCACCGTTTCCTGCGCAAAAATCGCTGCCGCATAAAACAAGGCCCCATGATGCTTGCGACACTCAAAACAGTGACACAGTCCAACCCGCTTGGGCACCCCCGTGGCGCGCACACGAACTTTGCCGCACACGCACCCACCTGTGACCTCTTCCATGTCCCGTCCTCCCGCTATGCGGTGCTCTCAAAGATTACACCTTTGAAACCCTTCATGGCGACTTCCTGAGCCGCAAACACGAATGGTTAGAACCGGTCTCCGACCCCGAACTGGTGATTTGGCCCGTCACAACCACATCCCATCCCAGCTTTCGCAAAGCCTGTGAGTAGCATTCACACCGCGCCCATTGGCGCGGGTTTAACCTGAACGGCGTTAATCTTCCATCCCTCCGGGTCCTCGATCATTTGATAGCCCAGCAAAAACTCATTGCCCTGCCCGTCCTGTACCAAAACGGTTTGCCACAGTACGCCGTTAATCTCATCGATGGACAGAAACTGCACATCAGCCGGACGCCAGACCATCGGATAACCTTCGCGCACCATGGTGCCGAATTGATCAGGTGTTTTAAACATCCCTTGAATGGTCGGGCTGGCAAATTCAAAAGCCTGTTCAAAGTCATCTGCCAAAAATGCCTCGATCTGGGACGAGATCACCGACCGGATCGCAGCCTCGTCCGCTCGCACGGGCAGCACTGCCAAAAGCGTAAAAATCCCAGCCCAAAAAATCTGTTTCATCCTGTCTCTCCCTTGGGGGCACAGTTAGCCCGGCTCAAAGAAAAATCAACAAAATGGTGCAGTTTGCGATTTGTGTACCAAACAAGGGGGTAAAACGTACATGTTGTACGCAAATTACCCATCGGAAACGCCAGCTTCGGCAAAGGTTGCCATACCCGAATGGCAGGCCAATGCGGCCTTAACCACGCTAATCGCCAGTGTCGCGCCAGAGCCTTCGCCCAAGCGCATACCCAATGACAGCAACGCCTCTTTGCCCAGCCTGTCCAAAAGAGCGACATGCGCCGCCTCGGCGCTTTGATGTCCCGCCACAGTATGATCCAGCGCCCCAGCTTGGGTTTCAGCCAAACACGCCGCCGCCGCACAACATATAAAACCGTCTAAAATCAATGGTATACGCGAGTGCCGCGCTCGTAACATCGCCCCAACCATCGCCGCGAGTTCACGCCCGCCCAGGCAGCGCAATACATCCAACCCGTTAGACATTTCAGATCTATTCACATCCAGAGCCGTTGCAACGACTTGGGCCTTATGGGCAACACCGGCCTCATCCAAACCTGTACCGCGGCCACACCAATCCGCTGCATCCCCCCCGTACAACGCGCAACAAATGGCCGAAGCAGACGTCGTATTTCCGATCCCCATTTCACCAACAACCAAAATATCCGAATTAATATCAACAGCTTGCCATCCAATCGTCAATGCTTCGACCAGTTCAGCTTCACTCATGGCTGGCCCTTGGCTGAAATCTCGGGTTGGCTTATCCAGGCCCAAGGCATGGACATCCATCCGCGCATCAACTGCCTGCGCCAGTTGGTTAACTGCCGCCCCCCCGGCCTGAAAATTGGCAACCATCTGCACAGTAACTTCCGCAGGAAAGGCCGAAATACCTTGTGCTGTCACACCATGGTTTCCAGCAAAAACAATAACTTGCGGATTTTTCACTCGCGGTTTCTCTACCCCGCGCCAAGCGCAGTACCATGCCGCCAGATCCTCCAAGCGGCCTAGGGCGCCGGGGGGTTTGGTCAAAACATCATCGCGCGCCTGTGCCGCAGCCAACGCCACCTCGTTCTGCTCTGGCATTCTGCGCAGCAATTCGGAGAACTCATTCAGAGTATTGAATTCATTGATCATTTCATCCCTCATTGCATATTGCGCTTTGTCTGTGTATCGCAGGAAGACCCCCGCAGCAGCAGAAAAAGGGCCTCTTACATGATTAAAAACGACGCCCTATTCTCACTATCTGATTTACCACTGGCGTTTAGCCTGCTCACTCGCCTGCCAGTGCCTGCATCGCAAACCACCCGCATTGCACAATCTGCTTGGGCCTACCCACTGGTTGGAGTGGCCATCGGAATCGCCTCAACTTGTGTGGCACTTTTTACAATTTGGATGGGTTTGCCGACACCACTGGCAGCCCTGATTTGCCTGACTATTCAAATCGTTACAACAGGTGCGCTGCACGAGGACGGCCTTGCCGATACCATAGACGGTCTTTGGGGCGGCTGGAACAAAGCGCGTCGACTGGAAATCATGAAAGACAGCCGCATCGGGGCCTACGGCGTTCTGGCGCTGGTGTTGTCATTGGCTGCACGCTGGGCTGTCTTCTGGTTGCTGCTATCCCAAAGCCCGGCCACAGCAGTACTTTTTATCACCACCGCAGCTTGCCTGTCGCGGGCAGCTATGGTTGCGCTCATGGCGATCTTGCCAAATGCGCGCGCCTCAGGTTTATCACATAGCGTTGGACAACCTTCAGCACAAACAGCTGGCGTTGCTTGTGCTATCGGTGTGGTTTGCGCAATCATGATGTCAGGGGCGTCTGCTTTCGGCGCAATCTTCTGGGCCGCTCTTGGCGCAGTATCGGTTGGGCTGATCGCCCGCAAAAAGATAGGCGGTCAAACTGGCGATATTCTGGGAGCCACACAACAGATCACGGAAATCGCTATTCTGTTCAGCCTTGTGGCTTAAACCTGTGACATAAAAAAACGCCACGCAATCCAAGTTGCGCGGCGGTTCATTCTTAATGTGTTCCGCTTACGCCGCAGCCGGCGCGCGTGAGATCAACACATCCCCAATCTGCTTGGCAGCAGCTACTTCATCTGCACCGTTCACAGCGGCAACTTCGCGGGTTAGACGCTCCAGCGCGGCCTCATATAGCTGACGCTCAGAGTAGCTTTGCTCACGCTGGTCATCGGTGCGGTGCAAGTCGCGCACAACTTCGGCAATGGCGATCAAATCACCAGAGTTGATCTTTTGCTCATATTCCTGCGCTCGGCGCGACCACATGGCGCGTTTGACCTTGGCCTTACCTTTTAACGTGGTCATCGCCTTGGAAATCATATCTGGGCTGGACAGGCCGCGCATACCAATTTCTTCGGCTTTGTTGGTAGGAACACGCAGTGTCATCTTGTCTTTCTCAAAAGAAATCACAAACAGTTCCAGCTCGATCCCGACAACTTCTTGCTTTTCGATGGATACAATCTGCCCAACCCCATGTGCAGGGTAGACAACGTAATCATCAGGACGAAACTCGGACTTTTTTGACTTGCTCATTCAGACTTTCCTTTACGGGTTCACCTTATCAAAGCGCAAAAAGAGCATCTCAAAAACCGCTGGAGTTAATGAGCAACGTGCTTCAGGCGCAAAGAAATCCATCCCCTTAAGTTACTAAGGGCAAAATGGATATCAGGCAGTAAACTTCATTTATGACAGTATTGTATCACAAAACGGGGTTCACTGAAATATCGCAGCATTTCAGTGTTTTTTTATTAACTTTCAATTCACTACACCAGATTCCCTCACGAAATCGGCTCATCGATGAGAACAGCGAAACGAATCGGTTTAGCCACCTTCACCGGGGGCTTCGGAGAAATACTTCTCCATTTTACCCTCTTCGCCATCGCGCTCTTCAGCGTCAGGCATCGGGTCTTTCTTGGAAATGATAACCGGCCACATTTCCGAGTATTTGCGATTGAATTCAACCCATTTTTCCATATCTGGATCGGTATCCGGGCGGATAGCGTCGGCTGGGCATTCTGGTTCGCACACCCCACAGTCGATGCATTCATCAGGGTGGATCACCAGCGTGTTTTCACCTTCGTAAAAACAATCAACCGGGCACACCTCGACGCAGTCGGTATATTTGCAGGCGATACAGTTTTCTGTGACAACATAAGTCATCTGAGTCTCTCACTCCAAAGCGGCTTGCGCCTCACCTAATCCAGCAGAACCGATCAATCAAGCAGGTCTGAGCGTTTGAGATCGAGTTTGCGCCGGTCACGCTTGGTTGGGCGACCCTGTCCCTCGTATCGAGGAGAAGATGGAACAATATCCTTCTCCGGCACTTTAGGTGGGCTTAAATCCTCGTACAGCTGCTGCGCTTCGGAGGCTGGACCACGCCGCACACCGACTGCACAGACGCGAATGACTCGAACCAATTTAGCCTGCGGAAATGTCAGCACATCCCCTGGCCCAACCGCGTAGGCTGGTTTTGCAATCTTCTGGCTGTTGACCCGCATATGCCCGCCACTGATCACCTTGGCCGACAGACTACGGGTCTTAAAGAACCGCGCCTGCCATAGCCATTTATCAAGGCGTATCTTCGTGCTGTTTTCAGCCACCAAGGATCAACCCTTGTCTTTCAATCCCATCAATGCAGCTGCGAATGGGTTATCCGGGTCAATTGGTTTTTCCTTTTTGGCTGGGCGCGCTTGGAATTGGCGTGGGCCATCATCCCGGCGACCTTTGCCTTTGGGTTTGTTGCCCGGCTTGCCCTTAGGCTTGCCACCCTGTGCATTATCGCGGCGGTTGCGTTGCTGTCCGCGATTTTGCTGTTGGTTAGCGCGGCCACCCCATGTGAAGGTGTAGAACACCTCAACCGTCGGCTCCGCTTCTGCCTCAACCGTCGGCTCCGCTTCTGCCTCAGGCGCGGATTCGGTCGCCTCTGCAACTGGTTCTTCGACAACTGGAGTTTCAGGAGCTTGTGTTTCCGCCAGAGCCGCATCTGCGGCTTCGCCCTTTGCGGGTACAGTTTCAGCCGCTGGCGCAGGCGTGATCTTAACTTTCTCGCGCTCGCCTTTTTCGGCCTTGTATCCCAAGCCCTGCATCAGGTCTGCGAATTGCTCCAATGTCATGCCTGTAATCGACAGCATGTCAGCAGTGCCTTCAAATCCACCACGGCTGTCTTGCCCGCGCAGCATATCAGCCAGACGCTCCAACATGTCGATCCGAATCGCCCGCTCACCCGCAGCACGATAGCCGGACATGCTGTGATAGCCTGTCAACTTGGCATCCGTGGTTTGTGCTGGCACTGTCACCAGCCCTGGCGGCGGCGATTCCGGGAATTCCTGCAAGCCCTTCGACAGTGCCCACAAAACCAAACGCAGACGTGTCGGTGCTGGTTTCAGCAACAAAGGCATAAATATTGTGAACTGACCAAAGCGCACACCGTGTTTGCGCAACAGGCCACGGGCATCTTGGTCCAGTGCTTTGACATCTTCGGCGACATCACCACGTGGCACAATCCCGAACGCCTCGGTCAGCCGAAAGCCAAAGCCACGCGCCAAGCCGGCAAGTGTTTCATCGCGCTGAATATTCAGCAGCGGTTCAAACAGGGTCGCAATCTTGCGGTCGATGAAATGCTGCAGACGGCGCTGCACTTTCTGCTCAACGTCAGGGCCTGCCGTCTCATCAACAAAGGCTACAACCTGCGGCTTGAGTGCATCGCTGCCTGTAGTCAGTTTACCAACGGCATGCTCGCCCCACATCAGACCGCCCTGCTCAGTGAAATCAATCTCTGTATCAGGCGCGTTATAAAAACGATCAGCGCGCAAATGGAAATGCGGTGCCAATGCTTGCAGGCTCGCTTGCGCAATGGCTTTCGCCTCTTGCC
Protein-coding sequences here:
- the cobT gene encoding nicotinate-nucleotide--dimethylbenzimidazole phosphoribosyltransferase, which produces MINEFNTLNEFSELLRRMPEQNEVALAAAQARDDVLTKPPGALGRLEDLAAWYCAWRGVEKPRVKNPQVIVFAGNHGVTAQGISAFPAEVTVQMVANFQAGGAAVNQLAQAVDARMDVHALGLDKPTRDFSQGPAMSEAELVEALTIGWQAVDINSDILVVGEMGIGNTTSASAICCALYGGDAADWCGRGTGLDEAGVAHKAQVVATALDVNRSEMSNGLDVLRCLGGRELAAMVGAMLRARHSRIPLILDGFICCAAAACLAETQAGALDHTVAGHQSAEAAHVALLDRLGKEALLSLGMRLGEGSGATLAISVVKAALACHSGMATFAEAGVSDG
- the cobS gene encoding adenosylcobinamide-GDP ribazoletransferase yields the protein MIKNDALFSLSDLPLAFSLLTRLPVPASQTTRIAQSAWAYPLVGVAIGIASTCVALFTIWMGLPTPLAALICLTIQIVTTGALHEDGLADTIDGLWGGWNKARRLEIMKDSRIGAYGVLALVLSLAARWAVFWLLLSQSPATAVLFITTAACLSRAAMVALMAILPNARASGLSHSVGQPSAQTAGVACAIGVVCAIMMSGASAFGAIFWAALGAVSVGLIARKKIGGQTGDILGATQQITEIAILFSLVA
- a CDS encoding CarD family transcriptional regulator — its product is MSKSKKSEFRPDDYVVYPAHGVGQIVSIEKQEVVGIELELFVISFEKDKMTLRVPTNKAEEIGMRGLSSPDMISKAMTTLKGKAKVKRAMWSRRAQEYEQKINSGDLIAIAEVVRDLHRTDDQREQSYSERQLYEAALERLTREVAAVNGADEVAAAKQIGDVLISRAPAAA
- the fdxA gene encoding ferredoxin FdxA, giving the protein MTYVVTENCIACKYTDCVEVCPVDCFYEGENTLVIHPDECIDCGVCEPECPADAIRPDTDPDMEKWVEFNRKYSEMWPVIISKKDPMPDAEERDGEEGKMEKYFSEAPGEGG
- a CDS encoding RNA-binding S4 domain-containing protein gives rise to the protein MAENSTKIRLDKWLWQARFFKTRSLSAKVISGGHMRVNSQKIAKPAYAVGPGDVLTFPQAKLVRVIRVCAVGVRRGPASEAQQLYEDLSPPKVPEKDIVPSSPRYEGQGRPTKRDRRKLDLKRSDLLD